The Coleofasciculaceae cyanobacterium genome includes a window with the following:
- a CDS encoding 2OG-Fe(II) oxygenase: MSYYHQYSQAFSQIYLSELQGQILACPYFAVNNLNRDFVGTKGFSLVFRRSHLTDIKQRFPYLKLYLNRVVQQECNAFYLNPLLLGLGSRVDPHIDRSLRSYCKTIASPVVVSVLYVKVPTDLEGGELVLRSHKRQIAQIRPQPNTLLFFQGDLIHSVKPVTSPGIRLSLVCEQYNLDDAQLREIPELQLESRAVRAEKGRNKPRKRS; the protein is encoded by the coding sequence CCCAAGCGTTTTCTCAAATTTACCTGAGTGAGTTGCAAGGACAAATTTTAGCTTGTCCCTACTTTGCCGTAAATAATTTGAATCGTGATTTTGTAGGGACAAAGGGATTTTCTCTAGTATTTCGGCGCTCACATCTGACGGACATCAAGCAGCGTTTCCCTTACCTCAAGCTCTACCTGAATCGAGTAGTGCAACAAGAGTGCAATGCTTTTTACCTCAACCCCCTACTACTCGGACTCGGCTCTAGGGTAGACCCCCACATCGATCGCTCTTTGCGCTCCTACTGCAAAACGATCGCCTCTCCTGTTGTAGTCAGCGTTCTTTATGTCAAGGTACCTACAGATTTAGAGGGAGGGGAACTGGTGCTGCGATCGCACAAACGCCAAATTGCACAAATTCGCCCCCAACCAAACACTCTGCTATTTTTCCAGGGAGATTTAATCCATTCGGTGAAGCCTGTGACGAGTCCAGGTATTCGCCTGAGCCTTGTTTGTGAACAATACAACCTGGATGATGCTCAACTGAGGGAAATCCCAGAACTTCAACTAGAGTCAAGGGCAGTTAGAGCAGAGAAGGGGAGAAATAAGCCAAGAAAAAGAAGTTGA